In one window of Azoarcus olearius DNA:
- a CDS encoding acyl-CoA dehydrogenase family protein, which yields MDRSILDLPFYGPEHRQLSDAIFDWASTAMPHVDHHDTDNACRQLVAALGKAGFLRYAVPAAYGGALAELDSRSLCIARETLAYHDGLADFAFAMQGLGTGAITLSGSEEIKRHVLPKVAAGEWISAFALTEPLAGSDVGAMSCEARLEGDHYVINGEKTWISNGGIADVYCLFARTGEAPGTRGISAFVVYPDMPGFEVAERLDTIAPHPLARLRFTDMKVPVANRLGAPGEGFKVAMRTLDIFRASVAAAALGFARRALDEALNHARQRPMFGHTLADFQLTQAKLGDMATDIEAAALLTARAAWRRDVQKLPTTREAAMAKMTATENAQRVIDAAVQIHGGQGVRIGVMVESLYREIRALRIYEGATEVQKLIVARELLK from the coding sequence ATGGACCGCTCCATCCTCGACCTGCCGTTCTACGGCCCCGAACACCGCCAGCTGTCGGACGCGATCTTCGACTGGGCATCCACCGCGATGCCCCACGTCGATCACCACGACACCGACAATGCCTGCCGCCAGCTCGTCGCCGCGCTCGGCAAGGCCGGTTTCCTGCGCTACGCGGTGCCGGCCGCCTACGGCGGCGCGCTCGCCGAACTCGATTCGCGCTCGCTCTGCATCGCCCGCGAAACGCTCGCCTACCACGACGGCCTCGCCGACTTCGCCTTCGCCATGCAGGGCCTGGGCACCGGCGCGATCACCCTGTCCGGCAGCGAAGAGATCAAGCGCCACGTGCTGCCCAAGGTGGCCGCCGGCGAATGGATTTCCGCCTTCGCGCTGACCGAACCGCTGGCCGGCTCCGACGTCGGCGCGATGTCTTGCGAAGCGCGCCTTGAAGGCGACCACTACGTCATCAACGGCGAGAAGACCTGGATCTCCAACGGCGGCATCGCCGATGTGTACTGCCTCTTCGCCCGCACCGGCGAGGCGCCGGGCACGCGCGGCATCTCCGCCTTCGTGGTCTATCCCGACATGCCCGGCTTCGAAGTCGCCGAGCGCCTGGATACGATCGCGCCGCATCCGCTCGCCCGCCTGCGCTTCACCGACATGAAGGTGCCGGTGGCCAACCGCCTCGGCGCGCCGGGCGAAGGCTTCAAGGTGGCGATGCGCACGCTCGACATCTTCCGCGCCTCGGTCGCCGCCGCCGCGCTCGGCTTTGCCCGCCGCGCGCTCGACGAAGCCCTGAACCACGCCCGCCAGCGCCCGATGTTCGGCCACACGCTCGCCGACTTCCAGCTGACGCAGGCCAAGCTCGGCGACATGGCCACCGACATCGAAGCCGCCGCGCTGCTCACCGCGCGAGCCGCCTGGCGCCGCGACGTGCAGAAGCTGCCGACCACCCGCGAAGCCGCCATGGCCAAGATGACCGCCACCGAGAATGCCCAGCGCGTGATCGACGCCGCGGTGCAAATCCACGGCGGGCAGGGCGTGCGCATCGGCGTCATGGTCGAATCGCTCTACCGCGAAATCCGCGCGCTGCGCATCTATGAAGGCGCGACAGAAGTGCAGAAGCTGATCGTCGCCCGCGAACTGTTGAAGTAA
- a CDS encoding enoyl-CoA hydratase family protein produces MAELSMNDHKRPFKDYQARHFKWSCSEDGRVATITLNRPEKKNPLTFDSYAELRDLFNNLKYASDVRTVVIRGEGGNFCSGGDVFEIIEPLTKMSMPELLEFTRMTGDLVKTMRRAPQPVIAAIDGFCAGAGAMVALAADFRLGTPETKTAYLFTRVGLAGADMGACGLLPRMIGQGRATELLMTGRVMSAEEGRDWGFFSALHPSADLFAEADKLARNLADGPWFAHTMTKTMLNQEWAMGIEEMVESEAQAQAICMMTGDFRRAFEAFAAKQKPKFEGN; encoded by the coding sequence ATGGCAGAACTTTCGATGAACGATCACAAGCGTCCGTTCAAGGACTACCAGGCCCGCCACTTCAAGTGGTCCTGCTCCGAGGACGGCCGCGTCGCCACCATCACGCTCAACCGCCCGGAGAAGAAGAACCCGCTCACCTTCGACTCCTACGCCGAACTGCGCGACCTCTTCAACAACCTCAAGTACGCCAGCGACGTGCGTACCGTGGTCATCCGCGGCGAAGGCGGCAACTTCTGCTCCGGCGGCGACGTGTTCGAAATCATCGAACCGCTCACCAAGATGAGCATGCCCGAACTCCTCGAATTCACCCGCATGACCGGCGACCTGGTGAAGACCATGCGGCGCGCCCCGCAACCCGTCATCGCCGCCATCGACGGCTTCTGCGCCGGCGCCGGCGCCATGGTCGCGCTCGCCGCCGACTTCCGCCTCGGCACGCCGGAAACCAAGACCGCCTACCTCTTCACCCGCGTCGGCCTCGCCGGCGCCGACATGGGCGCCTGCGGCCTCTTGCCGCGCATGATCGGCCAGGGCCGCGCCACCGAACTGCTGATGACCGGCCGCGTCATGAGCGCCGAAGAAGGCCGCGACTGGGGCTTCTTCAGCGCGCTGCACCCCAGCGCCGACCTCTTCGCCGAAGCCGACAAGCTCGCCCGCAACCTCGCCGACGGCCCCTGGTTCGCCCACACTATGACCAAGACCATGCTCAACCAGGAATGGGCCATGGGCATCGAGGAAATGGTCGAATCCGAAGCCCAGGCCCAGGCCATCTGCATGATGACCGGCGACTTCCGCCGCGCCTTCGAAGCCTTCGCCGCCAAGCAGAAACCCAAGTTCGAAGGAAACTGA
- a CDS encoding enoyl-CoA hydratase-related protein: MTDKAYLPGEGVIVAGPDAGVLEIRLDRPQAKNALSTPLLRSIVALLEQAEHDDAVRCIVLTGGDQVFAAGADLAEMAAKDMQAVLLEERPRLFGAIARFPKPIIAAVCGYALGGGCELVMHADIVIAGESAQFGQPEINLGIIPGAGGTQRLTRAVGKSVAMKLVLAGEFIPAQEARAAGLVAEVVADEACIARAHELAGKIAKKAPLAVRLAKDSVLQAFETPLAAGLAIERRNFVVLAGTEDRNEGVKSFLEKRKPVWKGR; the protein is encoded by the coding sequence ATGACAGACAAGGCTTACCTGCCCGGTGAGGGCGTGATCGTGGCCGGCCCCGATGCCGGCGTGCTCGAAATCCGGCTGGATCGTCCGCAGGCGAAGAACGCATTGTCGACGCCGCTGCTGCGCAGCATCGTCGCGCTGCTGGAGCAGGCGGAACACGACGACGCGGTGCGCTGCATCGTCCTCACCGGCGGCGATCAGGTGTTCGCCGCCGGCGCCGATCTGGCCGAGATGGCCGCCAAGGACATGCAGGCGGTGCTGCTAGAAGAGCGGCCCCGGCTGTTCGGCGCGATCGCACGCTTTCCCAAGCCCATCATCGCCGCCGTGTGCGGTTACGCGCTGGGTGGCGGCTGCGAGCTGGTGATGCATGCCGACATCGTCATCGCCGGCGAGTCGGCCCAGTTCGGTCAGCCCGAAATCAATCTCGGCATCATCCCCGGCGCCGGCGGCACCCAGCGCCTGACCCGCGCGGTCGGCAAGTCGGTGGCGATGAAGCTGGTGCTGGCGGGCGAGTTCATCCCGGCGCAGGAAGCGCGCGCCGCCGGGCTGGTGGCGGAAGTGGTGGCCGACGAGGCCTGCATCGCGCGCGCCCACGAGTTGGCCGGCAAGATCGCCAAGAAGGCACCGCTGGCGGTGCGGCTGGCCAAGGATTCGGTGCTGCAGGCCTTCGAGACGCCGCTCGCCGCGGGGCTGGCGATCGAGCGCCGCAACTTCGTGGTGCTCGCCGGCACCGAGGACCGCAACGAGGGCGTCAAATCCTTCCTGGAAAAGCGCAAGCCGGTCTGGAAGGGCCGCTGA
- a CDS encoding RidA family protein, giving the protein MHKTLQPEGWLAPRGYANGIEARGRQIYVGGQIGWNGQCKFESDDLVQQIFQALRNIHDVLAVAGAGPEHMVRMTWYLKDKKEYNARLKEIGAAYREVMGKNFPAMTAVQVADLVEDEAKVEIEVTAVIPD; this is encoded by the coding sequence ATGCATAAGACCCTGCAACCCGAAGGTTGGCTCGCCCCCCGCGGCTACGCGAACGGCATCGAAGCGCGCGGCCGGCAGATCTACGTCGGCGGCCAGATCGGCTGGAACGGCCAGTGCAAGTTCGAGAGCGACGACCTCGTGCAGCAGATTTTCCAGGCGCTGCGTAACATCCACGACGTGCTCGCCGTGGCCGGCGCCGGCCCGGAGCATATGGTCCGGATGACGTGGTACCTTAAGGACAAGAAGGAATATAACGCTCGCCTCAAGGAGATCGGTGCAGCCTACCGCGAGGTCATGGGCAAGAATTTCCCGGCGATGACCGCCGTCCAGGTTGCAGACCTCGTCGAGGACGAGGCCAAGGTCGAGATCGAGGTCACCGCCGTCATTCCAGACTGA
- a CDS encoding acyl-CoA dehydrogenase has translation MSKVQFNWEDPLHLDSQLTDVERMVRDTARAYCQEKLLPRVQEAFRHERTDREIFNEMGELGLLGPTIPEQYGGAGMNYISYGLIAREVERVDSGYRSMMSVQSSLVMVPINEFGTEAQKQKYLPKLATGEWVGCFGLTEPNHGSDPGSMITRAKKVPGGYSISGAKMWITNSPIADVFVVWAKDDEGQIRGFVLEKGWKGLSAPAIHGKVGLRASITGEIVMDEVFCPEENAFPTVRGLKGPFTCLNSARYGIAWGALGAAEACYETARQYTMDRKQFGRPLAANQLVQKKLADMLTEITLGLQACLQVGRLKDAGNAPVEITSIIKRNSCGKALDIARTARDMLGGNGISDEFCVARHLVNLEVVNTYEGTHDIHALILGRAITGIAAFSN, from the coding sequence ATGAGCAAAGTCCAATTCAACTGGGAAGACCCCCTCCACCTCGACAGCCAACTGACCGACGTGGAGCGCATGGTGCGCGACACCGCACGCGCCTACTGCCAGGAAAAGCTGCTGCCGCGCGTGCAGGAAGCCTTCCGCCATGAGCGCACCGACCGCGAGATCTTCAACGAGATGGGCGAACTCGGCCTGCTCGGCCCGACGATTCCCGAGCAGTACGGCGGCGCCGGCATGAACTACATCAGCTACGGCCTGATCGCCCGCGAAGTCGAACGCGTCGATTCCGGCTACCGCTCGATGATGAGCGTGCAGTCCTCGCTGGTCATGGTGCCGATCAACGAATTCGGCACCGAAGCGCAGAAGCAGAAATACCTGCCCAAGCTCGCCACCGGCGAATGGGTGGGCTGCTTCGGCCTCACCGAACCGAACCACGGCTCCGACCCCGGCAGCATGATCACCCGTGCGAAGAAGGTGCCGGGCGGCTACAGCATCTCCGGCGCCAAGATGTGGATCACCAACAGCCCGATCGCCGACGTGTTCGTGGTGTGGGCCAAGGACGACGAAGGCCAGATCCGCGGCTTCGTGCTGGAGAAGGGCTGGAAGGGCTTGTCGGCCCCGGCGATCCACGGCAAGGTCGGCCTGCGTGCGTCGATCACCGGCGAGATCGTCATGGACGAAGTCTTCTGCCCGGAAGAGAACGCCTTCCCGACGGTGCGCGGCCTGAAGGGTCCCTTCACCTGCCTCAACTCCGCCCGCTACGGCATCGCCTGGGGCGCGCTCGGCGCGGCCGAAGCCTGCTACGAAACGGCCCGCCAATACACCATGGACCGCAAGCAGTTCGGCCGTCCGCTCGCGGCCAACCAGCTGGTGCAGAAGAAGCTCGCCGACATGCTCACCGAGATCACGCTCGGGCTGCAGGCCTGCCTGCAGGTCGGCCGGCTCAAGGACGCCGGCAACGCGCCGGTGGAGATCACCTCCATCATCAAGCGCAACTCCTGCGGCAAGGCGCTCGACATCGCCCGCACCGCGCGCGACATGCTCGGCGGCAACGGCATCTCGGACGAGTTCTGCGTGGCGCGTCATCTGGTGAATCTGGAAGTGGTGAACACCTACGAGGGTACGCACGACATCCATGCGCTGATCCTCGGCCGCGCCATCACCGGCATCGCCGCTTTCAGCAACTGA
- a CDS encoding bifunctional salicylyl-CoA 5-hydroxylase/oxidoreductase, with translation MRIVCIGGGPAGLYFAILMKKLNPAHQITVVERNKPYDTFGWGVVFSDATMDNMREWDPVTADAIQVAFNHWDDIELHFKGRTIRSGGHGFVGIGRKKMLNILQDRCVELGVELVFEKDVDSDLEYPDADLIIASDGINSKIRNRYNEVFKPDIVTRPNRYIWLGTNKLFDAFNFIFEKTEHGWFQAHIYKFDDTTTTFIVECPEHVWQAHGLDKADQQQSIEFCEKLFKDHLDGYPLMTNARHLRGSAWLNFQRVKCEQWHHFNGKSHVVLMGDAVHTAHFAIGSGTKLALEDAIDLTRLFKEEGDSADNIPAVLARYQEVRNIDVLRLQNAAWNAMEWFEVCDARYCDTLEPEQFMYSMLTRSQRISHENLRLRDANWLEGYERWLANKAGVPVAADQTPPPPMFTPFKLRGLTLANRVIMSPMAMYSAEDGLANDFHLVHFGSRALGGTGLLYTEMTCVSADARITPGCAGMYKPEHVNAWKRIVDFVHANSDAKMGIQLGHAGRKGATKLAWEGIDQPLESGAWELISASPLPYLPNSQVPREMNRADMDRVKEDFVRSTKMAAEAGFDILEFHCAHGYLLSSFLSPLTNQRKDEYGGSVENRARYPLEVFKAMRAVWPADKPMSVRLSCHDWFPGGNTADDAVAIARLFKEAGADIIDCSSGQVWKGEKPVYGRMFQTPFADRIRNEVGIPTIAVGAIFEADHVNSIIGAGRADLCAVARPHLADPAWTLHEAAKIEFKGQAWPKQYLSGRGQYETNLKRSYSAGK, from the coding sequence ATGCGCATCGTGTGTATCGGTGGGGGCCCCGCGGGGCTGTATTTCGCGATCCTGATGAAGAAGCTGAACCCGGCGCATCAGATCACCGTGGTCGAGCGCAACAAGCCCTACGACACCTTCGGTTGGGGCGTGGTGTTCTCCGACGCGACCATGGACAACATGCGCGAATGGGACCCGGTCACCGCCGACGCGATCCAGGTCGCCTTCAACCACTGGGACGACATCGAGCTGCACTTCAAGGGCCGCACCATCCGCTCCGGCGGCCACGGCTTCGTCGGCATCGGCCGCAAGAAGATGCTCAACATCCTGCAGGACCGCTGCGTGGAGCTGGGCGTGGAACTGGTGTTCGAGAAGGACGTCGATTCCGACCTGGAATACCCGGACGCCGACCTGATCATCGCCTCCGACGGCATCAACTCCAAGATCCGCAACCGCTACAACGAAGTCTTCAAGCCGGACATCGTCACCCGCCCGAACCGCTACATCTGGCTGGGCACCAACAAGCTGTTCGACGCCTTCAACTTCATTTTCGAGAAGACCGAACACGGCTGGTTCCAGGCCCACATCTACAAGTTCGACGACACCACGACGACCTTCATCGTCGAGTGCCCGGAACACGTCTGGCAGGCCCACGGCCTCGACAAGGCCGACCAGCAGCAGTCCATCGAATTCTGCGAAAAGCTGTTCAAGGACCACCTGGACGGCTACCCGCTGATGACCAACGCCCGTCACCTGCGCGGCTCGGCCTGGCTCAACTTCCAGCGCGTCAAGTGCGAACAGTGGCACCACTTCAACGGCAAGAGCCACGTCGTGCTGATGGGCGACGCGGTACACACCGCCCACTTCGCCATCGGCTCCGGCACCAAGCTGGCGCTGGAAGACGCGATCGACCTGACCCGCCTGTTCAAGGAAGAGGGCGACAGCGCCGACAACATCCCCGCCGTGCTCGCGCGCTACCAGGAAGTGCGCAACATCGACGTGCTGCGCCTGCAGAACGCCGCGTGGAACGCGATGGAATGGTTCGAGGTCTGCGACGCGCGCTACTGCGATACGCTGGAACCCGAGCAGTTCATGTACTCGATGCTGACCCGCTCGCAGCGCATCTCGCACGAAAACCTGCGCCTGCGCGACGCCAACTGGCTGGAAGGCTACGAGCGCTGGCTGGCCAACAAGGCCGGCGTGCCCGTCGCCGCCGACCAGACCCCGCCGCCGCCGATGTTCACCCCGTTCAAGCTGCGCGGCCTGACGCTGGCCAACCGCGTGATCATGTCGCCGATGGCGATGTACTCCGCGGAAGACGGCCTCGCCAACGACTTCCACCTGGTCCACTTCGGCTCGCGCGCGCTCGGCGGCACCGGCCTGCTCTATACCGAAATGACCTGCGTCTCGGCCGACGCCCGCATCACCCCGGGATGCGCCGGCATGTACAAGCCCGAGCACGTCAATGCCTGGAAGCGCATCGTCGATTTCGTGCATGCCAACTCCGACGCAAAGATGGGCATCCAGCTCGGCCATGCCGGCCGCAAGGGCGCGACCAAGCTGGCCTGGGAAGGCATCGACCAACCGCTGGAATCCGGCGCCTGGGAACTGATCTCCGCCTCGCCGCTGCCCTACCTGCCGAACAGCCAGGTGCCGCGCGAGATGAACCGCGCCGACATGGACCGCGTCAAGGAAGACTTCGTCCGCTCCACCAAGATGGCCGCCGAAGCCGGCTTCGACATCCTGGAATTCCACTGCGCCCACGGCTACCTGCTGTCGAGCTTCCTGTCGCCGCTGACCAACCAGCGCAAGGACGAATACGGCGGCAGCGTCGAAAACCGCGCCCGCTACCCGCTGGAAGTGTTCAAGGCGATGCGCGCGGTGTGGCCGGCCGACAAGCCGATGTCGGTGCGCCTGTCGTGCCACGACTGGTTCCCCGGCGGCAACACGGCCGACGACGCGGTCGCCATCGCGCGCCTGTTCAAGGAAGCCGGCGCCGACATCATCGACTGCTCGTCCGGTCAGGTGTGGAAGGGTGAAAAGCCGGTGTACGGCCGCATGTTCCAGACCCCGTTCGCCGACCGCATCCGCAACGAAGTGGGCATCCCGACCATCGCCGTGGGCGCCATCTTCGAAGCCGACCATGTCAACAGCATCATCGGCGCCGGCCGTGCCGACCTCTGCGCGGTGGCCCGTCCGCACCTGGCCGACCCGGCCTGGACGCTGCACGAAGCCGCCAAGATCGAGTTCAAGGGCCAGGCCTGGCCGAAGCAGTACCTGTCGGGCCGCGGGCAGTATGAGACGAATCTGAAGCGGAGTTATTCGGCGGGGAAGTGA
- a CDS encoding acyl-CoA thioesterase: MTQHPDSDTAREAARFVVERRVRFEDCDPAGIVFFPNYLRMLNSVVEDWLESLGYPWTELVSVRRMGTPTAQLDTRFLAPSVFGETLRWELSIEKLGNASLVLNHLASGKDKPRLSARQVIVATSLDNHKSIAWPDDVRGAIARFMENRDA, encoded by the coding sequence GTGACCCAGCACCCCGATTCCGATACGGCTCGCGAAGCGGCGCGTTTCGTCGTCGAGCGCCGCGTGCGCTTCGAGGACTGCGACCCGGCGGGCATCGTCTTCTTCCCCAACTACCTGCGCATGTTGAACAGCGTGGTGGAGGACTGGCTGGAATCCCTCGGCTACCCCTGGACCGAACTGGTGAGCGTGCGCCGCATGGGCACGCCCACCGCCCAGCTCGACACCCGCTTCCTCGCCCCCTCGGTGTTCGGCGAGACGCTGCGCTGGGAACTGAGCATCGAAAAACTCGGCAACGCCTCGCTGGTGCTCAATCACCTGGCCAGCGGCAAAGACAAGCCACGACTGAGTGCGCGCCAGGTCATCGTCGCCACCTCGCTCGACAATCACAAATCGATCGCGTGGCCGGACGACGTCCGCGGCGCGATTGCCCGTTTCATGGAGAACAGAGATGCATAA
- a CDS encoding AraC family transcriptional regulator, producing the protein MNAPDAGLAEPLAAYPFFRSSDAEESRQHVARVFCPHELRQVTGRRPFASRHNMLRLHETALNFLTYGTDVDILPGRLESFYLVQMPLAGGADIRCGEQAVLSSPRLATILSPDDETRMRWQHDARQLLLWIPREALERRLEEHLGERPDRPLSFHLGLPQDEGLTRSWCRMLADLAANIDQCGADWLRFRPTVAALEDCLLRGLLQLHQHNYSDCLNAPRDTGKPRHVQRAMDYVQAHIEEGISVGDIARAACVSVRALEEGFRKYCDTTPLAYLRELRLERARKALLALPGRSESVTDVAHRYGFVHLGRFSAYYKARFGETPSQTVGRARRC; encoded by the coding sequence TTGAACGCGCCTGACGCCGGGCTGGCGGAGCCGCTGGCCGCCTATCCCTTCTTCCGCTCCAGCGATGCGGAGGAGTCGCGCCAGCACGTCGCCCGCGTATTCTGCCCGCACGAACTTCGCCAAGTCACGGGCAGGCGGCCGTTCGCCTCGCGCCACAACATGCTGCGGCTGCACGAGACGGCGCTGAACTTCCTGACCTACGGCACCGACGTCGACATCCTTCCCGGCCGCCTCGAAAGCTTCTATCTGGTCCAGATGCCGCTGGCGGGCGGCGCCGATATCCGCTGCGGCGAGCAGGCGGTGCTGTCCTCGCCGCGGCTCGCCACCATCCTCAGCCCGGACGATGAAACGCGGATGCGCTGGCAGCACGATGCGCGCCAGCTGCTGCTGTGGATTCCGCGCGAGGCCCTGGAGCGGCGGCTGGAAGAGCATCTGGGCGAACGCCCGGACCGCCCGCTCTCCTTCCACCTCGGCCTGCCGCAGGACGAAGGGCTGACCCGCAGCTGGTGCCGCATGCTCGCTGACCTTGCGGCCAACATCGACCAGTGCGGGGCCGACTGGCTCCGCTTCCGCCCCACCGTCGCCGCCCTGGAGGATTGTCTGTTGCGCGGATTACTGCAGCTTCACCAGCACAACTACAGCGACTGCCTGAACGCACCGCGCGACACCGGCAAGCCGCGCCACGTCCAGCGCGCGATGGACTACGTGCAGGCGCACATCGAAGAGGGCATCAGCGTGGGCGACATCGCACGCGCCGCCTGTGTCAGCGTGCGGGCGCTCGAAGAAGGCTTCCGCAAGTATTGCGACACCACGCCGCTCGCCTATCTGCGCGAACTGCGGCTGGAGCGCGCGCGCAAGGCCCTGCTGGCCCTGCCCGGCCGCAGCGAATCGGTGACCGACGTCGCGCATCGCTACGGCTTCGTCCATCTCGGGCGCTTCTCCGCGTATTACAAGGCGCGCTTCGGCGAAACGCCCTCGCAGACGGTCGGTCGCGCGCGGCGCTGCTGA
- a CDS encoding MarR family winged helix-turn-helix transcriptional regulator — MSLFPPPEAAAIATGSGERFIDGYLAYLLAQASSRISHEFHREVNEAGLSVTEWRVLASLSGSAGESIGSLSQLALTKQPTLSKVVQRMEQEGLVSRTRVKADRRQTVVVLTPKGQRLTEGLRERALQHQAAVLQPFGADNARMLLGMLRELLTLHPPDLSADPGEEN, encoded by the coding sequence ATGTCGCTTTTCCCTCCACCTGAAGCCGCCGCGATCGCCACCGGGTCGGGCGAACGTTTCATCGACGGGTATCTCGCCTATCTGCTCGCCCAGGCAAGCAGCCGGATCTCCCACGAGTTCCACCGCGAGGTGAACGAAGCCGGTCTGTCCGTCACCGAATGGCGGGTGCTCGCCAGCCTGAGCGGCAGCGCCGGCGAGAGCATCGGCAGCCTCAGCCAGCTGGCGCTGACCAAGCAACCGACGCTGAGCAAGGTGGTGCAGCGCATGGAGCAGGAGGGCCTGGTGAGCCGCACGCGGGTGAAAGCGGACCGCCGCCAGACGGTGGTGGTGCTGACGCCCAAGGGGCAGCGGCTTACCGAAGGTCTGCGCGAACGGGCGTTGCAGCACCAGGCCGCGGTGCTACAACCCTTTGGCGCCGACAACGCGCGCATGCTGCTGGGCATGTTGCGCGAGCTGCTGACCCTGCATCCGCCCGATCTTTCCGCCGATCCGGGCGAGGAAAACTGA
- a CDS encoding SDR family oxidoreductase — MKGLDNKVAIVTGGATMIGEAVARDLIAHGGRVVLADIDADKGAAAADRLGAAARFIRTDVTDDAAIAACVAGTVAAFGGVDFLVNCACTYVDNGAASTRAEWLQAFNVNVAGAAMMLQTCRPEMVKRGGGAVVNFASISATSAQAGRWLYPMSKAAIQQFTRSAALDLAADHIRVNSVSPGWTWSSIIETLSGGDKAKADKVAADYHILGRLGLPEEVAQVVSFLLSDHASFVSGADYACDGGYTALGPEGSAAAITRLMA; from the coding sequence ATGAAGGGCCTGGACAACAAAGTCGCCATCGTCACCGGTGGCGCAACCATGATCGGCGAGGCGGTCGCGCGTGACCTGATCGCCCACGGCGGCCGCGTGGTGCTGGCGGACATCGACGCCGACAAGGGCGCCGCCGCGGCGGACAGGCTGGGCGCCGCCGCCCGCTTCATCCGCACCGACGTCACCGACGATGCCGCGATCGCCGCCTGCGTGGCCGGCACCGTGGCGGCCTTCGGCGGCGTCGACTTCCTCGTCAATTGCGCCTGCACCTACGTCGATAACGGCGCCGCCTCCACGCGCGCCGAATGGCTGCAGGCCTTCAACGTGAATGTGGCCGGCGCGGCGATGATGCTGCAGACCTGCCGGCCGGAGATGGTCAAGCGCGGCGGCGGCGCGGTGGTGAACTTCGCCTCCATCTCTGCCACCTCCGCCCAGGCCGGCCGCTGGCTCTACCCGATGAGCAAGGCCGCGATCCAGCAATTCACCCGCAGCGCCGCGCTCGACCTCGCCGCCGACCACATCCGTGTCAACTCGGTGTCGCCCGGCTGGACGTGGTCGTCGATCATCGAAACGCTCTCCGGCGGCGACAAGGCCAAGGCCGACAAGGTCGCGGCCGACTACCACATCCTCGGCCGCCTCGGCCTGCCCGAGGAAGTCGCCCAGGTCGTCTCCTTCCTGCTCTCCGACCACGCCAGCTTCGTCAGCGGCGCCGACTACGCCTGCGACGGCGGCTACACCGCGCTCGGGCCGGAAGGCAGCGCAGCCGCGATCACCCGGCTGATGGCCTGA
- a CDS encoding SDR family NAD(P)-dependent oxidoreductase — protein sequence MNAPTDNSRETHPPLAGRHAVVTGAGSGIGEAIAIELAQLGATLTLVGRRAEPLNATLDKLAGQGHGIAVADITDHAAIGAALAEAAAARGAIAILINNAGAAKSAPLAKTEPALWNEMLTVNLTGTYNCTHAVLPGMQAARWGRIVNIASTAGLVGYAYVSAYCAAKHGVIGLTRALALEVAKQGITVNAVCPGYTDTPLLGGAVDNIVAKTGRSSDDAKTTLAASNPQGRLVQPEDVARTVGWLCLPGSDAIHGQSIPVAGGEVMAG from the coding sequence ATGAACGCACCCACCGACAACAGCAGAGAGACACATCCGCCGCTCGCCGGTCGCCACGCGGTGGTGACCGGTGCCGGCAGCGGCATCGGCGAGGCGATCGCGATCGAACTCGCCCAACTCGGCGCCACGCTCACGCTGGTCGGCCGCCGTGCCGAACCGCTTAACGCCACGCTCGACAAGCTGGCGGGGCAGGGACATGGCATCGCGGTGGCCGACATCACGGACCACGCCGCCATCGGCGCCGCGCTGGCCGAGGCCGCGGCAGCGCGCGGCGCCATCGCCATCCTCATCAACAACGCCGGCGCCGCCAAGAGCGCGCCGCTCGCCAAGACCGAGCCGGCGCTGTGGAACGAGATGCTGACGGTGAACCTCACCGGCACCTACAACTGCACCCACGCCGTGCTGCCGGGCATGCAGGCCGCACGCTGGGGCCGCATCGTCAATATCGCCAGCACCGCCGGCCTGGTGGGCTACGCCTATGTTTCGGCCTACTGCGCCGCCAAGCACGGCGTGATCGGCCTGACCCGCGCGCTGGCGCTGGAAGTGGCGAAGCAGGGCATCACGGTGAACGCGGTCTGCCCGGGCTACACCGACACCCCGCTGCTCGGCGGCGCGGTCGACAACATCGTCGCCAAGACCGGCCGCAGCAGCGACGACGCCAAGACCACGCTGGCCGCCAGCAACCCGCAGGGCCGGCTGGTTCAACCGGAGGACGTCGCCCGCACCGTCGGCTGGCTGTGCCTGCCGGGCTCGGATGCAATCCACGGGCAGTCGATCCCGGTAGCGGGGGGCGAGGTGATGGCCGGCTGA